From the Polyangiaceae bacterium genome, one window contains:
- a CDS encoding type IV toxin-antitoxin system AbiEi family antitoxin, with product MPQDLGHEREYLGNPYVVARELVGTTDYYVSHASAMEIHQMVTQPQLAVFVTSPKAVRPRMVLGTEFRFVRSKPEHMFGIVEHWVTKTEKVRVSDRERTVLDGLKHSGHCGGFTEVAKGLWMRRDDIDLNRLVDYALRLDVGAVIQRLGFLLETFEEEDPEQLERLRQRIPASYAPVDPLLPAEGPTNTRWRLRLNVEPEEILSIVGT from the coding sequence GTGCCTCAGGACCTCGGCCACGAGCGCGAGTATCTCGGCAATCCGTACGTGGTCGCGCGCGAGTTGGTGGGCACGACCGACTACTACGTGTCGCACGCGTCGGCGATGGAGATCCACCAGATGGTCACCCAGCCGCAGCTTGCGGTCTTCGTGACCTCGCCCAAGGCGGTCCGTCCACGGATGGTTCTGGGGACGGAGTTCCGCTTCGTGCGATCCAAGCCCGAGCACATGTTCGGGATCGTCGAGCACTGGGTCACGAAGACGGAGAAGGTCCGCGTCAGCGATCGAGAGCGAACGGTCCTCGACGGACTCAAACACTCGGGACACTGCGGAGGTTTCACCGAGGTCGCCAAGGGGCTTTGGATGCGACGTGACGACATCGACCTCAATAGGCTCGTCGACTACGCGCTGCGTTTGGACGTGGGCGCCGTGATCCAGCGTCTCGGTTTCTTGCTCGAGACCTTCGAGGAGGAGGATCCGGAGCAGCTCGAGCGCCTGCGACAGAGAATCCCCGCAAGCTACGCGCCCGTAGATCCACTGCTGCCCGCCGAGGGGCCGACGAACACGCGATGGCGCCTGCGCCTCAACGTCGAACCCGAGGAGATTCTCTCCATCGTGGGGACCTGA
- the hemL gene encoding glutamate-1-semialdehyde 2,1-aminomutase translates to MSKNQALLERAEKLMPGGVNSPVRAYRAVGGHPPFIERARGSRLWDADGAEYIDYVGSWGPAILGHAQPDVVRAVQSTLEAGLSFGAPTELEVRFAEKVTEVYPSIQMLRCVSSGTEATMSALRVARGFTGRDVIVKFDGCYHGHSDALLVAAGSGAATFGNPDSAGVPKSIVEKTANLGYNDEAALKALFAERGKEIAAVIVEPVVGNMGCVPPKPGYLEALRGITEAHGALLIFDEVMTGCRVARGGAQERFGIRPDLTCLGKVIGGGMPLAAYGGRRDVMEKIAPLGPVYQAGTLSGNPAAVSAGLATLERLTPAVYEKLEALGARLEAGFKDAIASSKTTACVQRVGSMITLFFHAGPVHDWNGAAAADRERFGKFHAGLREKGVYWPASQFEAAFISAAHSEADIDATIAAARHALSL, encoded by the coding sequence ATGTCGAAGAATCAAGCGCTGCTGGAGCGTGCCGAAAAGTTGATGCCCGGTGGGGTGAACAGCCCCGTGCGCGCGTATCGCGCCGTGGGCGGCCACCCGCCTTTCATCGAACGAGCGCGCGGCTCACGTCTGTGGGACGCGGATGGCGCGGAGTACATCGACTACGTCGGCTCTTGGGGTCCGGCCATTCTCGGCCACGCGCAGCCGGACGTCGTGCGCGCGGTGCAGAGCACGCTGGAGGCGGGGCTTTCCTTCGGCGCGCCCACGGAGCTGGAAGTGCGCTTCGCCGAGAAGGTCACCGAGGTCTACCCCTCGATCCAGATGCTGCGCTGCGTGTCGAGTGGCACCGAGGCGACGATGAGCGCACTGCGCGTCGCGCGAGGCTTCACGGGGCGCGACGTGATCGTCAAGTTCGACGGTTGCTATCATGGCCATTCGGACGCATTGCTCGTGGCTGCCGGCAGTGGCGCTGCCACCTTCGGCAATCCCGACTCCGCGGGCGTGCCGAAGAGCATCGTGGAGAAGACCGCCAACCTCGGCTACAACGACGAGGCGGCGCTGAAGGCGCTGTTCGCTGAGCGGGGCAAAGAGATCGCCGCGGTGATCGTCGAGCCCGTGGTCGGCAACATGGGCTGCGTGCCTCCGAAGCCGGGCTACCTAGAGGCACTACGCGGGATCACGGAAGCGCACGGTGCGCTGCTGATCTTCGACGAGGTGATGACGGGCTGCCGCGTGGCACGCGGCGGCGCGCAGGAGCGCTTCGGCATTCGCCCGGATCTGACTTGCCTGGGCAAGGTCATCGGCGGCGGCATGCCCTTGGCGGCCTACGGCGGCCGTCGTGACGTGATGGAGAAGATCGCCCCTCTGGGTCCCGTGTATCAAGCGGGGACCTTGTCGGGGAATCCGGCGGCGGTGAGTGCGGGCCTGGCGACCTTGGAGCGCCTGACGCCGGCGGTGTACGAAAAGCTCGAAGCCCTCGGCGCGCGCCTGGAAGCGGGATTCAAAGACGCCATCGCCAGCAGCAAGACCACGGCGTGCGTGCAGCGCGTCGGCTCAATGATCACGCTCTTTTTCCATGCGGGCCCCGTGCACGACTGGAACGGAGCGGCCGCCGCGGATCGCGAGCGCTTCGGAAAGTTCCACGCGGGCCTGCGGGAGAAGGGCGTGTACTGGCCCGCGTCGCAGTTCGAGGCGGCTTTCATCAGTGCCGCGCACAGCGAGGCGGACATCGACGCCACCATCGCTGCGGCCCGCCACGCCTTGAGCCTCTAG
- a CDS encoding DUF1415 family protein: MSEVVTRERAARVEFPFACLAPLDDGVRARIEAEALRVNDRYLEEFLEKYAFCPYSREGRRRGEVQRYVHFCDSHDPEPLVERMRQVAADESQVVAQVIFPLIDVSAVDFERFCRQLTDYAHSQLFDHDVLAAAPLHPDLRFTQSNPEALIPLFRRTPDPTLQWVRLDALQNLYSGRESDTVFVDASSIDSYLRDNAGRTPLYETIAQANAKMLQRLSVPTVEALLSDIARDARDSYARILA, translated from the coding sequence ATGAGCGAGGTGGTGACGCGAGAGCGCGCGGCGCGAGTCGAGTTCCCCTTCGCGTGTCTCGCGCCGCTCGATGACGGCGTGCGCGCGCGCATCGAAGCCGAAGCGCTGCGCGTCAACGACCGCTACCTCGAGGAGTTCCTGGAGAAGTACGCTTTTTGCCCCTACTCACGCGAGGGGCGCCGCCGCGGCGAAGTGCAGCGCTACGTGCACTTCTGCGACAGCCACGACCCAGAGCCCCTGGTGGAGCGCATGCGCCAAGTAGCGGCAGACGAGTCCCAGGTCGTCGCGCAGGTGATCTTCCCGCTGATCGACGTCTCGGCGGTGGACTTCGAGCGATTCTGTCGCCAGCTCACCGACTACGCTCACAGTCAGCTCTTCGATCACGATGTGCTGGCGGCAGCGCCATTGCACCCGGACTTGCGTTTCACCCAGAGCAACCCCGAGGCCCTCATCCCGCTGTTTCGTCGCACACCGGACCCGACCCTGCAGTGGGTACGCCTGGACGCCCTGCAGAACCTATACAGCGGCCGCGAGAGCGACACCGTGTTCGTCGACGCCAGCAGCATCGACAGCTACCTGCGCGACAACGCCGGGCGCACGCCGCTCTACGAGACCATCGCGCAAGCCAACGCCAAAATGCTCCAGCGCCTCAGCGTCCCCACCGTGGAAGCGCTCTTGTCCGACATCGCACGCGACGCCCGCGACAGCTACGCGCGCATTCTGGCCTGA
- a CDS encoding cytochrome c peroxidase, translating into MKKIELTAAFALSGALIVGAGCDEKKATPTTASATASATASAAPPAKLTLPHDLGQMPIPADNPQTDAKVKLGHQLFFDKRLSKDGSRSCYSCHMNENGNGGKEPLAIGAEEKPLTRHSPTIWNVGYLGALYWDGRAASLEAQAIGAWSGGNMGVGKDNLEKKAKEIEKIAEYKKQFAEVFPKEGVTPDTIAKAISAYERTLVCDDTAYDKYAKGDEKALNAEQVKGLELFMGKAGCSVCHTPAFFSSAYGVKEGVYFNVGIGTKDKKEEDVDVGRKKISEKDPDWAAFKVPTLRNISKTAPYFHDGSAATLEDAVRFMAGGGQKNKNLTPVLTDKKLDDGEIKSLVAFLGALDCGKTLEEPELPK; encoded by the coding sequence ATGAAGAAGATCGAACTCACGGCCGCGTTCGCCCTGAGCGGCGCGCTGATTGTCGGCGCAGGTTGCGACGAGAAGAAAGCAACGCCAACAACGGCGTCCGCAACGGCCTCGGCCACCGCGTCCGCCGCCCCGCCCGCGAAGCTGACGCTGCCTCATGATCTGGGGCAAATGCCGATTCCGGCCGACAATCCGCAGACCGACGCCAAGGTGAAGCTCGGGCATCAGCTCTTCTTCGACAAGCGGCTGAGCAAGGACGGTTCGCGATCTTGCTACTCGTGCCACATGAACGAAAACGGCAACGGCGGCAAAGAGCCCCTGGCCATCGGCGCCGAGGAAAAGCCGCTGACGCGACACAGTCCCACCATCTGGAACGTTGGCTATCTGGGCGCGCTCTACTGGGATGGCCGCGCCGCGTCTCTCGAGGCTCAAGCCATCGGCGCCTGGAGCGGCGGCAACATGGGCGTCGGCAAGGACAACCTGGAGAAGAAGGCGAAGGAGATCGAGAAGATCGCCGAGTACAAGAAGCAATTCGCCGAGGTCTTCCCCAAAGAGGGCGTCACCCCCGACACCATCGCCAAAGCCATCTCCGCCTACGAGCGCACGTTGGTCTGCGACGATACGGCCTACGACAAGTACGCAAAGGGCGACGAGAAGGCGCTGAACGCCGAGCAGGTCAAGGGCCTCGAGCTGTTCATGGGCAAGGCCGGCTGCAGCGTGTGTCACACGCCGGCATTCTTCTCATCAGCCTACGGCGTGAAAGAAGGCGTGTACTTCAACGTCGGCATCGGCACCAAGGACAAGAAGGAAGAAGACGTCGACGTCGGTCGCAAGAAGATCAGCGAGAAAGACCCGGATTGGGCGGCCTTCAAGGTGCCCACTCTGCGCAACATCTCCAAGACCGCGCCCTATTTCCACGATGGCTCCGCGGCGACGCTGGAGGACGCCGTGCGTTTCATGGCTGGCGGCGGGCAGAAGAACAAGAACCTCACCCCGGTGCTGACCGACAAGAAGCTCGACGATGGCGAGATCAAGTCGCTCGTCGCCTTCCTCGGTGCTCTCGACTGCGGCAAGACCCTGGAAGAACCGGAGCTACCGAAGTAG
- the hxsA4 gene encoding His-Xaa-Ser repeat protein HxsA4, which translates to MPPKSDGPKGLPSFSRSARGMLSKSEDVIIDKAKDNCDEIPGIDDDGLVPAQHCSHGSHGSHGSHGSHGSHGSHGSHGSHGSHGSHGSHGSHGSW; encoded by the coding sequence GTGCCGCCCAAATCCGACGGCCCCAAGGGGCTGCCCAGCTTCAGTCGCAGTGCTCGCGGAATGCTGAGCAAGAGCGAAGACGTCATCATCGACAAGGCGAAGGACAACTGCGACGAGATCCCGGGCATCGACGACGACGGACTCGTCCCAGCTCAACACTGCAGTCACGGCAGTCACGGCAGTCACGGCAGCCACGGCAGTCACGGTAGTCACGGCAGCCACGGCAGTCATGGCAGCCACGGCAGTCACGGCAGCCACGGCAGTCACGGCAGCCACGGCTCCTGGTAG
- the ppdK gene encoding pyruvate, phosphate dikinase, translating into MTSGPMSNQRIYRFAPGKAEGRAGDKALLGGKGANLAEMANLGIPVPQGFTITTEVCTEYYADGGKLPSGLEGEIRSAMEWLEKETGKRFGDPSNPLLVSVRSGARASMPGMMDTILNLGLTDEVAQGLAKKTENPRFAYDAYRRLLTMYGNVVLEADHHIFEAGLTQARRKLAKQLGIEAPADDEELGRAVPDSMLTAELLQEVVGQFKDQLAKTTSGFPMDPFQQLLGAVTAVFRSWQNPRAKLYRKMHGIPGDWGTAVNVQSMVFGNLGDTSATGVAFTRDPSTGEKRFFGEWLPNAQGEDVVAGIRTPRVISKTGSSNGDSLEESMPESYKQLFEVQAKLEKHFKDMQDIEFTIEDKTLYMLQTRNGKRAARAEVKIAVDMVAEGLIDAKMALQRVDAHRLEQLLFPSVDPKSDAKPVATGLPASPGAVTGRVVFSADEAEQRAERGEAVILVRVETSPEDLHGMQAAKGILTARGGATSHAAVVARGMGRSCVVGCASISIDYELQLLTAKPNGGDPVIVRLGDVITIDGSSGGVFVGDVPKIEPKLGGELEELMKWADEHRRLRVRTNADTPGQAKKANELGAEGIGLCRTEHMFFEEDRIMAVREMILSSTVEMRRKALAKLLPFQTKDFTELFQEMDGKPVNIRLLDPPLHEFLPQEASQIEALSKDMGVSVADIERKIDELHEFNPMLGHRGVRLAVTFPEIAEMQVRAILTAACTVQKEGKKVLPEIMIPLAFSKRELELMHEVVVRVAKEVFDSLGTSVKYKFGTMIELPRAALMAGEIAELCEFFSFGTNDLTQTCLGLSRDDAGKFLPSYVDRGIFEQDPFVSLDQSGAGELVKIACGRGRATRKELSLGICGEHGGDPASIDFFNRVGLGYVSCSPFRVPIARLAAAQAALRSDS; encoded by the coding sequence ATGACCTCGGGTCCTATGTCGAATCAACGCATTTATCGATTCGCTCCCGGCAAGGCCGAGGGCCGTGCTGGTGACAAAGCGCTTCTGGGTGGCAAGGGCGCCAACCTCGCCGAGATGGCGAACTTGGGCATTCCGGTGCCGCAGGGCTTCACCATCACCACCGAAGTTTGCACCGAGTACTACGCGGACGGCGGCAAGCTGCCCAGCGGTCTCGAAGGCGAGATCCGTAGCGCCATGGAGTGGCTCGAGAAAGAGACGGGCAAGCGCTTCGGCGATCCGAGCAACCCGCTCTTGGTCAGTGTGCGCAGCGGAGCGCGCGCGAGCATGCCCGGCATGATGGACACCATCCTGAACCTGGGCCTGACCGACGAGGTCGCGCAAGGGCTGGCCAAGAAGACGGAGAATCCGCGCTTCGCTTACGACGCCTATCGGCGGCTGCTCACCATGTACGGCAACGTCGTGCTCGAGGCGGATCACCACATCTTCGAGGCCGGATTGACCCAGGCACGCCGCAAGCTCGCGAAGCAACTAGGTATCGAGGCTCCGGCGGACGACGAAGAGTTGGGCCGCGCCGTTCCCGACTCCATGCTCACCGCCGAGCTCCTTCAGGAGGTCGTCGGGCAGTTCAAGGATCAGCTGGCCAAGACCACGAGCGGCTTTCCCATGGATCCCTTTCAGCAGCTGCTCGGCGCCGTCACGGCGGTGTTCCGCAGCTGGCAGAACCCGCGCGCCAAGCTCTATCGCAAGATGCATGGCATCCCCGGAGACTGGGGCACGGCCGTCAACGTGCAGTCGATGGTCTTCGGCAACCTGGGCGACACCAGCGCGACCGGCGTGGCCTTCACGCGCGACCCCAGCACCGGCGAAAAGCGCTTCTTCGGCGAGTGGCTGCCGAACGCCCAGGGCGAAGACGTCGTGGCGGGCATCCGCACGCCGCGCGTGATCTCCAAGACCGGTTCCAGCAACGGGGATTCCCTCGAAGAGTCGATGCCCGAAAGCTACAAGCAGCTGTTCGAGGTGCAGGCGAAGCTCGAGAAGCACTTCAAGGACATGCAGGACATCGAGTTCACCATCGAGGACAAGACCCTGTACATGCTGCAGACGCGCAACGGCAAGCGCGCCGCCCGCGCCGAAGTGAAGATCGCCGTCGACATGGTGGCGGAGGGACTCATCGACGCGAAGATGGCGCTGCAGCGCGTCGACGCGCACCGTCTCGAGCAGCTGCTCTTTCCCTCCGTCGACCCCAAGTCCGACGCCAAGCCCGTGGCCACGGGCTTGCCCGCTTCACCCGGCGCCGTCACGGGTCGCGTGGTCTTCAGCGCGGACGAGGCCGAGCAGCGCGCCGAGCGCGGTGAAGCCGTGATCTTGGTGCGCGTCGAGACCTCGCCGGAGGACTTGCACGGCATGCAAGCGGCGAAGGGCATCTTGACGGCCCGTGGTGGCGCGACGAGCCACGCCGCGGTCGTGGCGCGCGGCATGGGTCGATCCTGCGTCGTCGGTTGCGCCTCGATCAGCATCGACTACGAGCTGCAGCTGCTGACGGCGAAGCCCAACGGCGGCGATCCCGTCATCGTGCGCCTTGGGGACGTCATCACCATCGACGGCTCCAGCGGCGGCGTCTTCGTCGGGGACGTACCCAAGATCGAGCCCAAGCTCGGTGGCGAGCTGGAAGAGCTGATGAAATGGGCGGACGAGCATCGCCGGCTGCGCGTGCGCACCAACGCCGACACGCCCGGCCAGGCCAAGAAGGCCAACGAACTCGGCGCCGAGGGCATTGGCCTGTGTCGCACGGAGCACATGTTCTTCGAAGAGGATCGCATCATGGCAGTGCGCGAGATGATCCTCTCCAGCACCGTGGAGATGCGACGCAAGGCGCTGGCGAAGCTGCTGCCCTTCCAAACCAAGGACTTCACGGAGCTGTTCCAGGAGATGGACGGCAAGCCCGTGAACATCCGCTTGCTCGATCCGCCGTTGCACGAGTTCTTGCCGCAAGAGGCATCGCAGATCGAGGCGCTCTCCAAGGACATGGGCGTGAGCGTGGCCGACATCGAGCGCAAGATCGACGAGTTGCACGAGTTCAATCCCATGCTCGGTCACCGCGGCGTGCGTCTGGCTGTCACCTTCCCGGAGATCGCCGAGATGCAGGTGCGCGCCATCCTGACCGCGGCCTGCACCGTGCAGAAAGAGGGCAAGAAGGTACTGCCGGAGATCATGATTCCGCTGGCCTTCAGCAAGCGCGAGCTGGAGCTGATGCACGAGGTCGTGGTGCGAGTGGCCAAGGAAGTGTTCGACTCCCTCGGCACGAGCGTGAAGTACAAGTTCGGCACCATGATCGAGCTGCCCCGCGCCGCCCTGATGGCCGGGGAGATCGCCGAGCTGTGCGAGTTCTTCTCCTTCGGTACCAACGATCTGACCCAGACTTGCTTGGGGTTGTCGCGCGACGACGCCGGCAAGTTCCTGCCGTCCTACGTCGATCGCGGCATCTTCGAGCAGGATCCCTTCGTTTCGCTCGATCAGAGCGGCGCCGGCGAGCTGGTGAAGATCGCCTGCGGCCGCGGTCGCGCCACGCGCAAGGAATTGTCGTTGGGCATTTGCGGCGAGCACGGTGGTGACCCCGCCAGCATCGACTTCTTCAACCGCGTGGGCCTGGGCTACGTCTCCTGCTCCCCCTTCCGCGTGCCCATCGCGCGTCTAGCCGCAGCCCAAGCCGCCTTGCGCTCGGATTCCTGA
- a CDS encoding lamin tail domain-containing protein gives MPASPLPFVRRLWPALALGALFAACSFPEHDFIPKDDFDKLKNGNSGGIGFGGFDAGGGTGLTGATGGSGGASGGASGTGGASGGSGGVDAGSGGAGGTGGTVPSCAGRCGQAGPVPGSIPSCYCESSCTGFANCCSDYDTVCGTGGTGGATGGTGGATGGTGGATGGTGGTGGATGGTGGGGCTTVLVNEVASTGPNGGFDEFVELFNYGTCTASLNGWSVKYSSSSGAAQDVKWTGGAAVSLAGGAYYVIAGPNFSGTPNATLSGSGLGDNGGIALFDAGDNRVDSVAYGSVSPTHPYIEGTAFADTPTSTKSASRTPNAKDTNDNSQDFTRLNRSPGALNL, from the coding sequence ATGCCTGCTTCGCCGCTCCCGTTCGTTCGCCGCTTGTGGCCTGCGTTGGCCCTGGGGGCGCTCTTCGCGGCGTGCTCCTTTCCGGAGCACGACTTCATTCCCAAAGACGACTTCGACAAGCTGAAGAACGGCAACAGCGGCGGCATTGGCTTCGGTGGTTTCGACGCCGGTGGCGGCACGGGCCTCACCGGCGCCACGGGCGGCTCGGGTGGCGCGAGCGGCGGCGCGTCGGGCACCGGCGGCGCGTCCGGCGGCAGCGGCGGTGTGGATGCTGGAAGCGGCGGAGCGGGTGGCACTGGTGGCACCGTACCGAGTTGCGCGGGTCGTTGCGGACAGGCGGGCCCCGTCCCCGGAAGCATCCCTAGTTGCTACTGCGAAAGCTCTTGCACGGGGTTCGCCAATTGCTGCAGTGACTACGACACGGTGTGTGGAACCGGGGGGACCGGTGGCGCAACCGGCGGAACTGGTGGCGCAACTGGCGGCACGGGTGGCGCGACCGGAGGAACCGGCGGCACGGGTGGCGCGACCGGAGGAACCGGCGGCGGCGGCTGCACCACGGTTTTGGTGAATGAGGTCGCGAGCACCGGCCCGAACGGCGGCTTCGACGAGTTCGTGGAGCTCTTCAACTACGGCACATGTACGGCGAGTCTCAACGGCTGGTCCGTCAAGTACAGCTCCTCGAGCGGAGCCGCCCAAGACGTGAAGTGGACGGGCGGAGCAGCGGTCAGCCTGGCCGGCGGCGCCTACTACGTGATCGCGGGACCGAACTTCAGCGGCACCCCCAACGCGACCCTGTCAGGCTCGGGCTTGGGCGACAACGGTGGCATCGCCTTGTTCGACGCGGGGGACAACAGGGTGGACTCCGTCGCCTACGGCAGTGTTTCCCCGACTCATCCCTACATCGAAGGCACTGCGTTCGCGGATACGCCGACGTCCACCAAGTCTGCGTCGCGCACCCCCAACGCCAAGGACACCAACGACAACTCCCAGGACTTCACGCGGCTCAACCGCTCTCCGGGAGCACTCAACCTATGA
- the yacG gene encoding DNA gyrase inhibitor YacG, translated as MSPHFVMRIVCPICKTVIENAADDFAPRPFCSPQCKLVDLSNWMNEVYRVSEEVAVDPSSDPSLN; from the coding sequence ATGAGCCCCCATTTCGTCATGCGTATCGTTTGCCCCATCTGCAAGACCGTCATCGAGAACGCTGCCGACGACTTTGCACCGCGGCCCTTCTGTTCGCCTCAGTGCAAGCTCGTCGATCTCTCCAACTGGATGAACGAGGTCTATCGAGTGTCGGAAGAAGTGGCCGTCGACCCGAGTTCGGATCCGAGTCTCAATTGA
- a CDS encoding Hsp33 family molecular chaperone HslO, producing the protein MTDTVLRAMTNDGAFRVVVAQSTQTVRGVLEAQRVTGSTAKCFGDLVTGAVLIRETMAPNLRVQGILKGANDSGSLVADAHPSGSTRGLVQRRREVDLDLGPGSLLQFMRSLPGGRINQGVVEVPEGGGVSEALMAYMQVSEQVVSMITVGTVQQADGILSAGGYIVQLLPEVGRGPLMIMTERLEDFVNIDEQLRSPEFSPSWLLDQLLYGMEYTRLDESRLDFSCWCDELRLVSAIASLGRAEIEELVAEGEVLEITCDYCLKEYRIAPARLRGLIAAS; encoded by the coding sequence GTGACTGACACCGTACTGCGTGCCATGACCAACGACGGCGCTTTCCGTGTCGTCGTGGCCCAGAGCACCCAGACCGTTCGAGGCGTGCTCGAAGCGCAGCGAGTGACCGGTTCCACGGCGAAGTGCTTCGGCGATCTCGTCACTGGCGCCGTGCTCATCCGCGAGACGATGGCGCCCAACCTGCGCGTTCAAGGCATTCTCAAGGGCGCCAACGACAGCGGAAGCTTGGTGGCAGACGCGCACCCCTCGGGCAGCACCCGCGGTTTGGTGCAGCGACGTCGCGAGGTGGACCTGGACTTGGGCCCGGGCTCGCTCTTGCAGTTCATGCGCAGCCTGCCCGGCGGACGAATCAATCAGGGCGTGGTGGAGGTGCCCGAGGGTGGCGGCGTCTCCGAAGCGCTGATGGCCTACATGCAAGTGTCCGAGCAGGTGGTGAGCATGATCACCGTGGGCACGGTGCAACAGGCCGACGGCATACTGAGCGCAGGCGGATACATCGTGCAGCTACTGCCCGAGGTAGGCCGCGGTCCGCTGATGATCATGACCGAGCGCTTGGAGGACTTCGTCAACATCGACGAGCAGCTGCGCAGCCCGGAGTTTTCTCCGAGCTGGCTGTTGGATCAACTGCTGTACGGCATGGAGTACACCCGTCTGGACGAGAGCCGCTTGGACTTCTCGTGCTGGTGTGACGAGCTGCGTCTGGTGAGTGCGATCGCCAGCCTCGGCCGCGCGGAAATCGAGGAGCTGGTTGCGGAAGGTGAAGTGCTCGAAATCACCTGCGACTACTGCCTCAAAGAATATCGCATCGCGCCCGCGCGCCTGCGCGGCCTGATCGCCGCAAGCTGA
- a CDS encoding bifunctional UDP-sugar hydrolase/5'-nucleotidase: MSACTPAPTPKPKVLREFPGPRTLTLIATADLHGHVETLPLLGGYLRLLRKKGAFDSGVLLLDAGDYLQGTLDSNLEEGKVVVSAYRALGYDAVALGNHEFDFGPVGDVSAEMSADPFGALKARIEEAKHPVLSTNLLEVSSGERPKWRGLGSDVMVDVPGFRVGIIGALTEETPKIVMPAYFHGLDVAPVAPRMAERAKALRDAGARVVIALAHLGGECTDFANPDDTSSCKPDSEVEKLARALPPGSVDVILAGHTHQAMAHRINGVAIAQAWAYGRGFARVDVVVPVVGPVETRLFPPQELCATNAERAPCAAAKYEGALPEPDAKVAAITEAAQRNAAERRATPVGVVLDAPVVRAFDRPSDLGNLFADLLLEHEPTARLSIMNGGGLRADLPAGALSYGALYEAMPFDNRVAKVQLTAAEVAQVVQRHLTTGAHGTISIAGLSASAQCKNGALEVALRDAKGRLLAANESILVVTSDYLATGGDGLFEGSDLTGRVEIASETLLRDAFAKSLAARGKLAAVDPKRFSADHPRIAFPGPRPVNCTP, from the coding sequence ATGTCGGCGTGTACGCCGGCCCCGACTCCGAAGCCCAAGGTGCTGCGCGAGTTCCCGGGCCCGCGAACGCTGACGTTGATCGCCACCGCCGACCTTCACGGCCACGTCGAAACGCTGCCGCTGCTCGGCGGGTATCTTCGGCTGCTTCGCAAGAAGGGCGCCTTCGATTCAGGTGTGCTCTTGCTCGACGCCGGCGACTACCTGCAAGGCACCCTCGACTCCAACCTGGAGGAAGGCAAAGTCGTCGTCTCGGCCTACCGCGCCCTGGGCTACGACGCCGTAGCCCTCGGCAATCACGAGTTCGACTTCGGCCCCGTCGGAGACGTGAGCGCGGAGATGAGCGCCGATCCCTTTGGCGCGCTCAAAGCGCGTATCGAAGAAGCGAAGCACCCAGTGCTCTCGACCAATCTGCTCGAGGTGAGCAGCGGCGAGCGACCGAAGTGGCGTGGCCTTGGCAGCGACGTGATGGTCGACGTGCCCGGGTTTCGCGTCGGCATCATCGGCGCGCTGACCGAAGAGACGCCGAAGATCGTGATGCCTGCGTACTTCCACGGGCTGGACGTGGCGCCGGTGGCGCCCAGGATGGCGGAGCGCGCCAAGGCCCTACGCGATGCGGGCGCGCGCGTCGTGATCGCCCTCGCCCACCTTGGCGGCGAGTGCACGGACTTCGCCAATCCCGACGACACCTCGAGCTGCAAGCCCGACTCGGAGGTGGAGAAGCTGGCGCGTGCGCTGCCGCCGGGAAGCGTGGACGTGATCCTCGCTGGCCACACCCACCAAGCCATGGCCCACCGCATCAACGGCGTCGCCATCGCCCAGGCGTGGGCCTACGGCCGCGGGTTTGCGCGCGTCGACGTGGTGGTGCCCGTCGTGGGCCCCGTCGAGACGCGTCTCTTTCCCCCGCAGGAGCTGTGTGCGACCAATGCGGAGCGGGCCCCCTGCGCGGCCGCCAAATACGAGGGCGCGCTGCCGGAGCCGGATGCGAAGGTCGCGGCGATCACGGAGGCGGCACAGCGCAACGCCGCCGAGCGACGCGCGACGCCCGTGGGCGTGGTTCTCGACGCACCTGTCGTGCGCGCCTTCGACCGTCCGTCGGATCTCGGCAACCTGTTCGCGGATCTGTTGCTCGAGCACGAACCCACTGCGCGCCTCTCGATCATGAACGGCGGGGGCCTGCGCGCGGATCTCCCCGCCGGAGCGCTGTCCTACGGCGCGCTCTACGAGGCCATGCCCTTCGACAATCGCGTGGCGAAGGTGCAGCTGACTGCGGCCGAAGTCGCTCAGGTAGTGCAGCGTCACCTGACGACCGGCGCCCACGGCACGATCTCCATCGCGGGTCTGAGCGCGAGTGCCCAGTGCAAGAACGGTGCACTCGAGGTCGCGTTGCGCGATGCCAAGGGTCGCCTGCTCGCCGCCAACGAGTCGATCCTCGTCGTGACGAGCGACTATCTGGCCACGGGCGGCGATGGGCTGTTCGAGGGTAGCGATCTGACGGGGCGCGTCGAGATCGCCAGCGAGACGCTGCTGCGCGACGCTTTCGCGAAGTCCCTGGCAGCGCGCGGAAAGCTTGCCGCCGTCGATCCGAAGCGCTTCTCCGCCGATCACCCGCGCATCGCCTTTCCAGGCCCACGCCCTGTGAATTGCACGCCCTAG